The proteins below are encoded in one region of Fervidicoccaceae archaeon:
- a CDS encoding ferredoxin: MKVRIDPRDQCLGDDICVNLCPAVFVRYSDGKAAIVEAYRVAGNIAEGEVPDAQSDCVNTAAQSCPVGIIIVE, translated from the coding sequence ATGAAGGTGAGGATCGACCCTAGAGACCAATGCCTGGGAGACGATATATGCGTAAATCTATGTCCAGCCGTGTTCGTTCGCTACAGCGACGGCAAGGCCGCGATCGTGGAGGCATATCGCGTGGCGGGGAACATAGCCGAGGGCGAGGTCCCCGACGCGCAGAGCGACTGCGTCAACACCGCTGCGCAGTCCTGCCCGGTCGGGATAATAATCGTGGAGTAA
- a CDS encoding 6-hydroxymethylpterin diphosphokinase MptE-like protein, whose product MRRDLYELVRAWTGIDYLSDLRARELARHLAVKYGRERLLSPNELERGKCFVAAGAGPSLRAKSALVEALVEEKDCVVVAADGAYRLLSARPNIVVTDLDGLSLAELLDASSRAVLVIHAHGDNLRELLSLVPPLLRGGARILLTSQVGSSPPVYDIEGFTDGDRAVALAGALAERELYLIGMDLGLQHLESSLAPRGRPLFSVAKMRAAMWLLREMLCELSSRVRVVNLSYTPFPCSEEERPQLYSPATAREALR is encoded by the coding sequence ATGAGGCGCGACCTCTATGAGCTGGTCAGAGCGTGGACAGGCATAGATTATCTCTCAGACCTGCGGGCAAGAGAGCTAGCTCGACATTTGGCCGTGAAATACGGCAGAGAGCGCCTGCTTTCACCCAATGAGCTCGAGAGAGGAAAGTGCTTCGTTGCGGCCGGGGCCGGGCCTTCATTAAGAGCGAAGTCGGCTCTGGTCGAGGCCCTTGTTGAAGAAAAAGACTGCGTAGTCGTAGCGGCCGACGGCGCTTACCGCTTGCTCAGTGCGCGGCCTAACATCGTGGTCACGGATCTCGACGGCTTAAGCCTCGCCGAGTTGCTCGACGCGTCATCTCGAGCTGTTCTGGTCATTCACGCGCACGGTGATAACTTGCGAGAGCTCCTCTCGCTCGTCCCCCCTCTCCTGAGAGGGGGGGCGCGAATCCTCCTGACTTCTCAAGTGGGCTCCTCGCCTCCAGTCTACGACATCGAGGGCTTCACCGACGGCGACCGCGCTGTTGCGCTAGCTGGCGCGCTAGCTGAGCGCGAGCTTTACTTGATCGGTATGGATCTCGGTCTACAGCACCTTGAGAGCTCACTCGCGCCTCGGGGACGGCCTCTTTTTTCCGTAGCCAAGATGAGAGCCGCGATGTGGTTGCTCCGAGAGATGCTATGCGAGCTTTCGAGTAGAGTGCGCGTGGTGAATCTCTCGTACACGCCTTTTCCATGTTCCGAGGAAGAGCGGCCCCAACTCTACTCCCCAGCGACAGCCAGAGAGGCGTTGCGGTAA
- a CDS encoding ABC transporter substrate-binding protein has protein sequence MASEKKGISGYIYAIMVALLLIGVAVGFVAGRGAAPTPVIKTTTITVTATAAPVGLTGEVKIGALLPLTGVLSTFGAQFRESLLLAEKEINDYLNAIGRPWRIKFVIEDTATDPKTHLDKLQALHGAGIKIFVGGASSAELRESLGYVTANKLLIISPSSTSPALALKDTALRFTPNDVYQGKAIADVLWQRGVRWVAPVWRGDTWGDGLKEYTIKRFLELCGASKESCGVLEGIRYDPAAKEFSAEAAKLNAIVRDAVAKYGKDKVGVLAIGFEETAALVLAAKAYPALSEVVWQGSDGTAGISQFLDPSIADFVVKTKMYNTMASPGVSPHADKVRDYIKQKLGMDPIGYAYFVYDIAWTLALALDAVGKYDPIAVYNALPLVLKHYIGASGYIELDENGDRSVADFDLWVVTPKDGTYVWKIAGLYKGLTGTVEWYS, from the coding sequence ATGGCGTCCGAGAAGAAAGGAATCTCAGGCTATATCTACGCTATTATGGTAGCACTGCTGTTGATCGGCGTGGCCGTGGGATTCGTCGCCGGTCGAGGAGCCGCCCCCACTCCCGTGATAAAGACCACGACGATCACCGTCACCGCCACGGCGGCTCCCGTTGGGCTAACCGGGGAGGTCAAAATCGGGGCCCTCCTGCCCTTGACGGGAGTCCTCTCGACTTTCGGGGCCCAATTCAGGGAATCGCTGCTTCTCGCCGAGAAGGAGATAAACGATTACCTCAACGCCATCGGAAGGCCGTGGAGGATAAAGTTCGTGATCGAGGATACGGCAACGGACCCAAAGACCCACTTAGATAAGTTGCAAGCGCTGCACGGAGCGGGTATTAAGATCTTCGTTGGCGGGGCCTCGAGCGCCGAGCTGAGGGAGTCGCTGGGTTACGTGACGGCTAACAAGCTGCTCATAATTAGCCCCTCCTCGACCTCTCCGGCCCTAGCGCTGAAGGACACGGCCCTGAGGTTTACGCCGAACGACGTTTATCAAGGGAAGGCCATAGCCGACGTGTTGTGGCAGAGAGGCGTCAGATGGGTCGCCCCCGTGTGGAGAGGAGATACCTGGGGCGATGGCCTGAAGGAGTACACGATTAAGAGGTTCCTCGAGTTGTGCGGAGCCAGTAAGGAGAGCTGCGGAGTCCTCGAGGGCATCAGATATGACCCGGCCGCTAAAGAATTCTCGGCCGAGGCCGCTAAGCTCAACGCGATAGTCAGAGATGCCGTGGCTAAGTACGGGAAAGACAAGGTCGGCGTACTCGCGATAGGCTTCGAGGAGACGGCGGCTCTGGTCCTTGCGGCCAAGGCCTACCCGGCGCTCAGCGAGGTCGTATGGCAGGGATCTGACGGGACTGCCGGCATAAGCCAGTTCCTCGACCCCTCTATTGCCGACTTCGTGGTCAAGACCAAGATGTACAATACCATGGCGTCGCCGGGCGTCTCCCCGCACGCGGACAAGGTGAGGGACTACATCAAGCAGAAGCTCGGCATGGACCCGATAGGATACGCGTACTTCGTTTACGACATAGCCTGGACGCTGGCCCTCGCGTTGGACGCCGTGGGGAAGTACGACCCCATCGCGGTCTACAATGCTTTGCCTCTCGTGCTCAAGCACTACATCGGAGCATCAGGCTACATAGAGCTCGACGAGAATGGCGATAGGTCGGTGGCCGACTTCGACCTGTGGGTCGTCACCCCGAAGGACGGGACGTACGTGTGGAAGATCGCTGGACTATATAAGGGCCTAACAGGCACCGTCGAGTGGTATAGCTGA
- a CDS encoding ACT domain-containing protein: MERGREKRAEEHVGKIPIAEVVRKIIDLNIPLLECLRMGVVNYTWASEKIMSEVLKLSGRKRVNVDAIKAALIRYHDELKNEAEIERKSVIEVLARSSIELQDDITVITIRRHAAEQLMPDLLRLASESRFFSLVESKRFYTVTISSEDASKIVRKLSEEEVLEQLTGQSIIVLISPHEITTTPGVISHISRHLFNRGINITQVISSYTDTMIVVSRDQAIKALEALQEIVESCRKLVSAHASRTSTARSSQT; encoded by the coding sequence GTGGAGCGAGGAAGGGAGAAAAGAGCAGAAGAACACGTAGGCAAGATCCCCATAGCCGAAGTCGTTAGGAAGATCATCGACTTGAACATCCCTCTCCTCGAGTGCCTCAGAATGGGGGTCGTCAACTATACCTGGGCATCAGAGAAAATAATGAGCGAGGTCCTCAAGCTCTCCGGACGCAAGAGAGTCAACGTTGATGCCATAAAAGCTGCATTGATAAGATATCATGATGAATTAAAGAATGAGGCTGAAATAGAAAGGAAAAGTGTGATCGAGGTGCTGGCTCGAAGCTCGATCGAGCTCCAAGACGATATAACCGTCATCACCATCCGGAGGCACGCGGCAGAGCAGCTCATGCCGGACCTACTGAGACTCGCTTCCGAGAGCAGATTCTTCAGTCTGGTCGAGTCGAAGAGATTTTATACCGTGACGATCAGCTCAGAAGACGCCTCTAAGATCGTCCGCAAATTGAGCGAGGAGGAAGTGCTTGAGCAGCTCACAGGTCAATCGATAATAGTCCTCATAAGTCCACACGAAATAACCACAACTCCCGGCGTTATTAGCCACATCTCCAGACATCTATTCAATAGGGGCATAAACATAACGCAGGTGATAAGTTCTTACACCGACACAATGATAGTAGTGAGTCGAGATCAGGCGATCAAAGCCCTCGAGGCCCTCCAAGAGATCGTGGAGAGCTGCAGAAAGCTGGTCTCAGCTCACGCGTCGAGAACCTCCACGGCTCGGTCTTCGCAAACGTAG
- a CDS encoding DNA-directed RNA polymerase subunit G produces the protein MSAKPINNATYRRKFDNERPDLMIMALRVRGLETSAIPKVKVLACDGSSGEDVLVEFHEEFGLSYEIGEELELELTYSRPELKERKDYCGRAFLYSIKEKENKKVYLFSIGGFILRIASPRELADLEVAKEYYFCLRRARRAV, from the coding sequence ATGTCGGCTAAACCGATAAATAATGCTACGTATCGTCGAAAGTTCGACAATGAGAGGCCAGATCTCATGATAATGGCGCTTCGTGTGAGAGGGCTCGAAACCTCCGCTATACCGAAAGTCAAAGTGCTCGCTTGCGATGGCTCGAGCGGCGAGGACGTGTTGGTGGAGTTCCACGAGGAGTTTGGGCTCTCTTACGAAATCGGCGAGGAGCTCGAGCTCGAGTTAACGTATTCCCGACCGGAACTCAAAGAGAGAAAAGATTATTGTGGCAGAGCATTCTTGTACTCAATAAAAGAGAAGGAAAATAAAAAAGTCTACCTCTTCTCCATAGGCGGCTTCATTCTAAGGATAGCGAGCCCTCGAGAATTGGCAGACCTCGAAGTGGCCAAAGAATACTACTTCTGTCTCAGGAGGGCGCGCCGCGCGGTCTAG
- a CDS encoding branched-chain amino acid ABC transporter permease yields the protein MEVPPILLMILVNFSAALMVTTSLNVEVGLLGIPQFGRLLTVVTGAVVAAAVPGRILAALLGMPWGSNYAYHLYNYGVVTAINSWLAERPLASVATLLFTLVLSAVIGALVGYACSYPALRLREAYLGITLLAFGDLLVTVAKNYVPLAGGTMGVIVIDPFRFVGAGQSRFLFATSVFLLFAVATLIYAELLVRSPLGRTLKAARDSEVAASVFGKDVVKLRKQVLMIGGALAAMAGALWALYTGSFMADTYTRLTWTFWPWAFMMLGGTGNNIGILLGVVLYTLTRTAIFLYKGAIASIVGINPEWLEYIMIGAMILAVVLFRPQGLLPERPTLTLSREKIEELAGLIATRGDGGGRSMIRRLSSYLSRLARLERSPQKTDE from the coding sequence GTGGAAGTTCCCCCGATCCTCCTCATGATCTTGGTGAACTTCTCCGCGGCTCTCATGGTAACAACGAGCCTCAACGTGGAGGTGGGCCTACTCGGGATCCCTCAATTCGGCAGACTCCTAACCGTAGTGACTGGAGCCGTCGTGGCGGCCGCGGTGCCCGGCAGGATCCTAGCTGCGCTGTTAGGTATGCCGTGGGGGTCCAATTACGCGTATCATCTATATAATTATGGTGTGGTCACGGCGATAAACTCGTGGCTCGCCGAGCGCCCGCTGGCCTCCGTTGCCACGCTGCTCTTCACCCTAGTGTTGTCGGCAGTGATCGGGGCTCTGGTCGGCTACGCGTGCAGCTACCCTGCTCTCAGACTCAGAGAGGCTTATCTCGGGATAACTCTTCTGGCCTTCGGAGACCTGCTCGTAACCGTGGCCAAAAACTACGTGCCACTGGCCGGCGGCACGATGGGAGTCATTGTGATCGATCCCTTCAGGTTCGTTGGCGCTGGTCAGTCGAGATTCCTCTTCGCCACGTCAGTCTTCCTGCTTTTCGCGGTAGCGACGCTGATCTACGCCGAGCTGCTAGTGAGGTCGCCCCTGGGCAGGACCCTGAAGGCAGCGAGAGACTCCGAGGTGGCCGCCAGCGTCTTTGGAAAGGACGTGGTCAAGCTCAGGAAGCAGGTCCTCATGATTGGGGGAGCGCTGGCTGCTATGGCCGGCGCCCTCTGGGCCTTGTACACCGGGAGCTTCATGGCGGATACCTACACGAGGCTCACGTGGACGTTTTGGCCTTGGGCCTTCATGATGTTGGGCGGAACTGGAAACAACATCGGCATATTGCTCGGCGTGGTTCTATACACTCTGACCAGGACGGCGATATTCCTCTACAAGGGGGCGATAGCGTCGATCGTTGGGATCAATCCCGAGTGGTTGGAGTACATAATGATCGGTGCCATGATACTGGCCGTCGTCCTTTTCAGGCCCCAAGGGCTACTCCCCGAGAGACCTACTCTGACTCTGTCGAGAGAAAAGATCGAGGAATTGGCCGGATTGATTGCAACGAGAGGCGACGGAGGTGGGCGGTCGATGATTCGCCGCCTGAGCTCCTATCTCTCGAGGCTAGCGCGCCTCGAGCGAAGCCCTCAGAAAACCGACGAATAG
- a CDS encoding CTP synthase produces the protein MKVVFITGGVMSGLGKGITTASIAMLFSRMGYNVTVVKIDPYINVDAGTMNPYMHGEVFVTEDGGETDLDIGHYERFLGKNLSKRNNITTGKIYSRVIEKERRGEYLGQTVQVIPHVTNEIKSELLEIGRSQGADVMFVEIGGTVGDIESLPFLEAARQMLVEMGQSNVAYVHVAYVPILPQTGEHKTKPLQHSVNELRRIGIQPNIIVARSPRPVSRAVKEKIALYATVPRQNVIDNPDVEIVYEVPLILAREGLPARLTETLRLEYREPELSDWRQFVERLRSANRRVRVAMVGKYTELPDSYLSIREALVHASAVVEAKVELKWIEATNVEHGKIDIEEALSDVDGGIILPGFGARGAEGKVKVLKHVREHGLPLLGICYGLQLAVVEIARNAAGLEGANSTEIDPNTPHPVVSLLEEQKTVDRLGGTMRLGAYEIELVKGTKVHELYGMDVVSERHRHRYEVNPKYLDALESSGLIVSGRDTRYGRVEFMELRGHRFYVLSQPHPEFNSKPLRPAPLFVGFLRASLEAR, from the coding sequence ATGAAGGTGGTCTTCATCACTGGTGGGGTGATGAGCGGCCTAGGTAAGGGGATAACCACCGCGAGCATCGCAATGCTGTTTTCTAGAATGGGCTACAATGTGACTGTGGTGAAGATAGACCCCTACATAAATGTTGACGCTGGCACGATGAATCCCTACATGCACGGCGAGGTCTTCGTCACGGAGGATGGAGGAGAAACGGACCTCGACATAGGCCATTACGAGAGATTCCTCGGGAAGAACCTCTCCAAGAGGAATAACATCACCACGGGCAAGATATACTCGAGGGTCATAGAGAAGGAGAGGCGCGGCGAGTATCTTGGCCAGACGGTCCAAGTGATACCGCATGTGACGAACGAGATAAAATCGGAGCTCCTCGAGATCGGGCGCTCTCAAGGCGCAGACGTGATGTTCGTCGAGATTGGAGGCACGGTCGGCGACATAGAGAGCTTGCCCTTCCTCGAAGCGGCCAGACAAATGCTCGTGGAGATGGGGCAGAGCAATGTTGCGTACGTGCACGTGGCCTACGTGCCCATACTCCCGCAAACTGGCGAGCACAAGACCAAGCCGCTCCAGCATAGCGTCAATGAGCTCAGGAGGATCGGTATCCAGCCCAACATCATAGTAGCGAGGAGTCCGAGACCCGTAAGCCGCGCGGTCAAGGAGAAGATAGCGCTCTACGCGACCGTCCCGAGACAAAACGTGATCGATAACCCGGACGTCGAGATCGTGTACGAGGTGCCCCTGATCTTAGCTCGCGAGGGTCTGCCGGCTAGACTGACCGAGACTTTGAGGCTCGAGTACCGAGAGCCGGAGCTATCGGATTGGAGACAATTCGTCGAGCGCCTGAGAAGCGCCAATAGGAGAGTCAGGGTCGCTATGGTGGGCAAATACACCGAGCTCCCCGACAGCTACCTCAGCATCAGAGAGGCCCTCGTCCACGCCTCCGCTGTCGTGGAGGCGAAGGTCGAGCTCAAGTGGATTGAGGCCACGAATGTGGAGCACGGGAAGATTGACATCGAGGAAGCTCTGAGCGACGTCGATGGGGGGATAATACTGCCTGGCTTCGGTGCGCGGGGAGCAGAGGGCAAGGTCAAAGTCCTGAAGCACGTGCGCGAGCACGGGCTCCCTCTGTTGGGCATATGCTATGGCCTCCAGCTGGCCGTCGTAGAGATAGCGAGGAACGCCGCTGGCCTAGAGGGGGCGAATTCCACCGAGATAGATCCTAATACCCCGCACCCTGTGGTCTCTCTCCTCGAGGAGCAGAAGACCGTTGACCGCTTGGGAGGTACAATGAGACTGGGAGCCTATGAGATAGAGCTCGTCAAGGGGACCAAGGTCCACGAGCTCTACGGGATGGACGTCGTGTCGGAGAGGCACAGACACCGCTATGAGGTTAACCCGAAGTATCTGGATGCTCTCGAATCTTCGGGGCTCATCGTATCAGGTCGAGACACCCGCTACGGGAGGGTAGAGTTCATGGAGTTGAGAGGCCATAGGTTCTACGTACTCTCTCAACCTCACCCGGAGTTCAACAGCAAGCCTCTTCGGCCGGCGCCTCTATTCGTCGGTTTTCTGAGGGCTTCGCTCGAGGCGCGCTAG
- a CDS encoding protein disulfide isomerase family protein translates to MRLTRLLAATLGALLVLVLLAGYLLPLIGSLLEKSYEVSSEGVYVLTESRWTRVKLDGYFWSPPDNGGYIVYFNNLRCPACRAFDPTWEDFAKKYGRENFTLVEVVCTWFAISCSDPTARATFNAYSIYQSPTLMVIYNMTILYKGVPPTAADEIFKLFNEAITFYRNASLAVAGE, encoded by the coding sequence ATGAGACTTACGCGATTGCTCGCGGCGACTCTCGGAGCACTCTTAGTGCTCGTGTTATTGGCCGGGTACTTGCTCCCACTGATTGGATCCCTTCTGGAAAAGAGTTACGAGGTAAGCTCCGAGGGGGTCTACGTGTTAACCGAAAGCAGATGGACCAGAGTCAAACTCGACGGCTACTTCTGGTCTCCCCCCGACAACGGAGGCTATATAGTGTACTTCAATAATCTGAGGTGTCCCGCCTGCAGAGCCTTCGACCCAACTTGGGAGGACTTCGCTAAGAAATATGGGAGAGAGAACTTCACGCTCGTCGAAGTGGTGTGCACATGGTTCGCGATCTCATGCTCAGACCCCACCGCGCGCGCAACTTTCAATGCGTATTCGATTTATCAGAGCCCCACCCTGATGGTAATATACAACATGACGATACTTTATAAGGGAGTCCCTCCCACTGCCGCAGACGAGATATTCAAACTATTCAATGAGGCTATAACATTTTACCGCAACGCCTCTCTGGCTGTCGCTGGGGAGTAG
- a CDS encoding metal-dependent hydrolase has translation MKRATHILFGVGLTLFVLDPNAEDALLTVVSALLGSLTPDVDLRVGHRRTLHGLPSLLATSIGVYILAQHLSELGSPFLFALSYALSYASHLVLDGLTKRGIDALWPLRRGSYGLGVLRYDDPLANASLSVAGALLLLAWALGAYSLR, from the coding sequence ATGAAAAGGGCGACTCACATATTATTCGGGGTCGGGCTGACCCTTTTTGTTCTAGATCCTAACGCCGAAGACGCTCTCTTGACCGTCGTCTCAGCACTGTTAGGGAGCTTGACACCCGATGTGGATCTACGCGTAGGACATAGAAGAACTCTCCACGGACTCCCATCTTTACTTGCGACCTCGATAGGAGTATACATCCTTGCGCAGCACCTGTCGGAGCTCGGCTCTCCCTTCCTCTTCGCCCTCTCCTATGCCCTCTCCTACGCTTCGCACTTGGTGCTCGATGGCTTAACAAAGCGCGGCATCGACGCCCTTTGGCCTCTGAGACGGGGAAGCTACGGACTCGGCGTGTTGCGTTACGATGACCCCCTCGCCAACGCATCGCTTTCGGTCGCGGGAGCGCTCCTGTTGCTCGCGTGGGCGCTGGGAGCTTACTCGCTTCGTTGA
- the gcvPB gene encoding aminomethyl-transferring glycine dehydrogenase subunit GcvPB — translation MRYRQADWDEPLIFELPLRERTGFAPLGEVEVQLVERVLRELGELARESLELPSLSELEVVRHFTRLSQQSFGVDTGTTPLGSCTMKYNPRLAWKMLLSEELAELHQSMLELESSQGVLELLYELQTWFSELTGLPVCSLHPPAGASGELAGVLMIKAYQRDKGRAHKDEILIPDSAHGSNPASAAMGGFRVVRIPTGRDGLVDLEALRFSATERTAGMMLTNPNTLGLFEERVTEICDIVHGVGGLMYYDGANLNGIMGWARPADMGFDIAHLNVHKTFSAPHGSGGPGAGVLCCTEELAEYLPGYVIAQVGGRYVLRRPSRSVGDMTSSLFNLPALIYAYIFILGHGLRGLREAAANSVASTNYFIKLIEGVDGIDLPMAPSKPRMHEVVLSAKKLAEETGVTANDVAKFLLDQGLHAPITYFPLIIEEALMIEFTETEPLEIVELYAKAIKDAIKLARENPAHLKNAPSSTSRRRLDLVRANHPLTLSPSYRVEKRGVR, via the coding sequence ATGAGGTATAGGCAAGCGGACTGGGACGAGCCCCTAATATTCGAGCTTCCGCTTCGCGAGAGGACCGGCTTCGCTCCTCTTGGGGAGGTCGAAGTTCAACTCGTTGAGAGAGTTCTGAGAGAGCTCGGAGAGCTCGCGCGCGAGTCCCTCGAGCTACCCTCTCTCTCGGAGTTAGAGGTCGTGAGGCACTTCACTAGGCTCTCGCAGCAGTCCTTCGGCGTCGACACAGGCACGACGCCTCTGGGCTCTTGCACGATGAAGTACAACCCAAGGTTGGCCTGGAAGATGCTGCTGTCGGAGGAGCTCGCGGAGCTGCACCAATCGATGCTCGAGTTGGAGAGCTCGCAGGGAGTCCTCGAGCTTCTCTATGAGCTCCAGACCTGGTTCTCCGAACTTACAGGTCTGCCGGTATGCTCGCTTCACCCGCCGGCTGGCGCTTCGGGTGAGCTGGCGGGCGTGTTAATGATCAAGGCCTATCAGCGCGACAAAGGGCGAGCCCACAAGGACGAGATCCTAATCCCCGATAGCGCTCATGGCTCGAACCCAGCCAGTGCGGCCATGGGTGGTTTCAGGGTCGTAAGAATTCCCACGGGACGCGACGGCCTGGTGGACCTCGAGGCCCTCAGGTTCAGCGCCACGGAGAGGACCGCGGGCATGATGCTCACCAATCCGAACACTCTGGGCCTCTTCGAGGAAAGGGTTACGGAGATCTGTGATATCGTCCACGGCGTCGGCGGCTTAATGTACTACGATGGAGCGAATTTGAACGGAATAATGGGCTGGGCGCGACCAGCCGACATGGGCTTCGACATAGCGCATCTCAATGTGCACAAGACCTTCTCGGCCCCCCACGGTAGCGGCGGTCCGGGAGCCGGAGTTCTATGTTGCACGGAGGAGTTGGCCGAGTACCTGCCCGGCTACGTGATCGCCCAAGTAGGCGGTCGCTACGTGTTGAGAAGACCCAGCAGAAGCGTGGGCGATATGACCTCGTCGCTTTTCAATCTCCCCGCGTTAATTTACGCGTACATATTCATACTCGGCCACGGCCTTCGCGGTCTGCGCGAGGCGGCGGCGAACTCCGTGGCGTCTACGAATTACTTCATAAAGTTAATAGAAGGAGTAGATGGGATAGATTTGCCTATGGCTCCTTCCAAGCCGAGAATGCACGAAGTGGTCCTTAGCGCGAAGAAGCTGGCCGAGGAGACGGGGGTAACGGCTAACGATGTCGCTAAGTTCCTTCTGGACCAGGGCCTCCACGCACCAATAACTTATTTCCCCTTGATAATTGAGGAGGCTCTGATGATAGAGTTCACCGAGACAGAGCCCCTCGAGATTGTCGAACTCTACGCGAAGGCGATTAAAGACGCAATAAAGCTGGCCCGCGAGAACCCGGCCCACCTAAAGAACGCCCCGAGCTCGACCTCGAGAAGAAGATTGGACCTCGTGAGGGCAAATCACCCCTTGACCCTATCGCCAAGTTATCGTGTCGAGAAAAGAGGAGTTCGTTGA
- a CDS encoding signal peptidase I encodes MRRSGGPATRLVKIAIFAIVALLALFSIHSALEGRALVAVVSGSSMLPLLRSGDLVFVEAKKSHEIKVGDIIVYRSVRGHLIIHRVIGVVDAGTGVEFVTKGDSNPFDDSFLGEYRVGRGVPYERVVGVVWSPLGIPFKLPYVGVLGLLLRAAN; translated from the coding sequence ATGAGGCGCTCCGGTGGGCCGGCTACGCGCCTCGTTAAGATCGCGATTTTCGCGATCGTCGCGCTGCTGGCGCTATTCTCGATTCACTCAGCGCTTGAGGGGAGAGCGCTCGTAGCTGTCGTCTCGGGATCGAGCATGTTGCCCCTTCTGCGTAGTGGGGACCTGGTCTTCGTCGAGGCCAAAAAGTCCCATGAGATAAAGGTTGGTGACATAATCGTGTACAGAAGTGTGCGCGGGCATCTTATAATACATAGAGTAATCGGCGTAGTGGACGCTGGAACCGGCGTAGAGTTTGTCACGAAGGGCGACAGCAATCCATTCGATGACAGCTTCCTCGGGGAATACAGAGTCGGGCGCGGCGTTCCCTACGAGCGCGTGGTAGGAGTAGTGTGGTCTCCGCTAGGCATACCATTCAAGTTACCCTACGTAGGCGTGCTCGGCTTATTATTGAGAGCCGCTAACTAG
- a CDS encoding branched-chain amino acid ABC transporter permease gives MLDIVVKAAAYASCIGLGAASITLIYSSTRTFNFAHASMVAWGFYVTFALTYATGLSPYLFVPIAALFSALLGLITYYSVNRRLLRVGASELTLMMSTLGVDLVLFGALNIFADYLLKVHKYPAKYFLLETREIYIAGLRLVGVVAPAVLALAVILLGVLLYRTKLGIAFRATIENQALAQLCGVNPNKIYSLAWLIGGALAGLAGSLLSLVVSGYTAVGMTLIVTFFAGSIVGGLYSVYGSLLGGLLVGLGEYLGVALLGQAIGGWIYAYRPAIPLALIAATLLLQPSGLAALMHRTSR, from the coding sequence TTGCTCGACATAGTGGTCAAGGCCGCGGCCTACGCCAGCTGCATCGGGCTCGGCGCGGCATCCATAACATTGATATATAGCTCAACGCGGACGTTCAACTTTGCTCACGCCTCTATGGTTGCGTGGGGATTCTACGTCACGTTTGCTCTAACCTACGCTACAGGCCTCTCCCCCTACCTCTTCGTGCCGATCGCCGCGCTTTTCTCGGCACTGCTAGGCCTCATCACGTACTACTCCGTCAATAGAAGGCTGCTGCGAGTCGGCGCCTCGGAGCTGACCCTAATGATGTCGACCCTGGGCGTGGATCTCGTACTCTTTGGCGCTTTGAACATTTTTGCGGATTACCTGCTTAAGGTACACAAATACCCGGCCAAGTACTTCTTGCTGGAGACGAGAGAGATCTACATAGCCGGGCTCAGGCTCGTGGGAGTAGTCGCGCCAGCGGTTCTGGCTCTCGCGGTGATCCTGTTGGGAGTGCTGCTCTATAGGACCAAGCTAGGTATAGCCTTCAGAGCCACGATAGAGAACCAGGCTCTGGCTCAACTCTGTGGAGTCAATCCGAATAAAATCTACAGCCTCGCGTGGCTAATTGGGGGAGCGCTGGCCGGACTCGCCGGTTCACTCTTGTCGCTCGTGGTTTCAGGCTACACGGCTGTCGGTATGACCCTCATAGTGACATTCTTCGCCGGCTCGATAGTGGGGGGGCTGTACTCAGTCTACGGGAGCCTGTTGGGCGGCCTGCTCGTTGGCCTGGGAGAGTATCTCGGCGTGGCCCTGTTGGGTCAGGCGATCGGAGGTTGGATCTATGCGTATAGGCCCGCGATACCGCTGGCCCTCATCGCCGCCACTCTTCTATTGCAGCCGAGCGGCCTCGCCGCTCTCATGCATAGGACGTCGAGGTGA